GTTTTAAAGCAAATATAATCCCTCATTCCTCTCATTATTGATTTTAAATATCCTTCGTTGTCAAAAACACCTTTTTGTATTATTGGTATATTTAATTTGCTAATAATGTTTTCAAGCTGCATTTGCACATTTGCTATCTCTTCAAGTCCTTGTAGATCTAAATAATTTTCCTTTGTGAAAGCTTCTTTATTTAGAGCTTTTTTAAAATCTTCAAAGATATTAACAAACCCAATTAAATCTCCCATTGGATTTTTATATTTTAAGTGAGCTTGTCTAGCTTCCATTTCTTCATTTTGGGGTAGTAGAAAAATTCCACTTGTGGATAAAAATGATAGACCTATTGTGGTTTGATAGATCGCTTGTGGGTAATTTATCATTGCTTCGACTAATGCTCTTGAATGTGCTGGTATTAATGGGAATAGTATCATATATTTCCCAATTTCTGTAAGTTCGTTTTTATTGTTTATAGCATCCAGAGATTTTAATATTTTGCTTGCAGTTTGAATCGAATGCGTTGATGGTTTTGAGATAAAGTCAAAGTGGGTAAAATCTCTAATTCCAATATCTGCCATTCTCAACACTACCTCAGATAGGTCTGTTCTATATATTTCTTCTTTTTGATAATCTTCTCTTAATTGATAATCTTCTCTTTTGTAAAGTCTGTAGCAAGTTCCTTTTGAAAGTCTTCCTGCTCGACCAGCTCTTTGAGTTGCTGATGATTTTGAAATTGGAACTTCCTGGAGCGAATAGGTATGAGTTTTTGTTTGGAATTTATTTGTTTTAACTTTTCCACTATCTATTACTATTTTAATATTTTCAATTGTGATTGAAGTTTCTGCTATGTTTGTTGACACTATTATTTTTCTTTTATTTTTAGGAGTAGTCATAAATATTTGCTCTTGAGCTTCTTTGGGCATTCTGCCGTATAAAGGAAATATTATTAAATTTTTTTTTGAGTTTAATTCTTGTAATTCTTTTATAGTTTCTTTTATTTCTTTCTCTCCAGATAAAAATATAAGAATATCTCCCGCTTTTTTTTCTTTTATTACGTTTAAGACAATTTCTTTTATTTTTAATATCATTCCTTTTGATGTGTTTAAAAGAGGAGGATTGTATATTATTTGTACTGGGTAAGTGATAGTTTCAATACTAACAACCGGTGCATTATTAAAATATTTTGAAAATATTTTTGTGTTTATTGTAGCAGACGAAACTATGATTTTAAAATCATCCCTTTTCCTTGAAATGTCTTTGATAAGACCCAATATAAAATCAATGTTTAAACTTCTTTCGTGTGCTTCGTCTATTATTATTACATCATATTCATAAAGCAGTGTATCTTTTTTTAGCTCTTGCAGAAGCACTCCGTCAGTCATTAATTTGATTTTGGTTTTTGGGCTTGTAATTTCTTCAAATCTTATCTTATAGCCAACTTCTTCTCCAACATTTACGCCAATATGCTTGGCAATATATTCAGCTATTGATACTGTAGCTATTCTTCTTGGTTGAGTTACTCCAATTTTTCCTAATTTTGCAAAACCCGCTTCATATATTATTCTTGGTAGTTGGGTGGTTTTTCCGCTACCTGTTGGACTTTCTACAATTAAAACATTGTGGTTTTTTAGTACTTTAATTAATTCATCTTTGTATTTATAAATTGGGAGTTTGAAATCATTCATATTTATAACAAGCTGAATACATATTTCTCATTTATTTCTTCAAGATTAATGTTATCAGGTAAATCAATCTTCTTTCTTTTAATTTTAGCATAAAATTTGTCGTTTTTTTTGTAAATATATATTTTGTTGCCAATTTTGTTTTTAGAAAATGTGATTGTTTTAACGATTATACCCACTTTATTGGCTCTTTCGTTGAGTAGGCTGATGGCCTTGTCTAGTGTTATGTCATATGCTTTTAAATCTTTTTTTAGCGAGCAAGCAATGCTTCCGCTTTCAGTTTTAATATAATCCCCAAAAACACCAGTTGCAGCAATGATTTGTTCATTGGTTTGGGGATGTTTGCCAATTGGTTTTGGCAGTGAGAGCAATTTTAAAGCAAGCTCCAATGTTATGTTTTCAGGGTCAATTTTTTTAGTTGATGCTTTTTTTGCTTTTATTATTTTTAATTTTTTAGGTTTTCCTTTTTTTGTATATTCTTGAGGGGCATGGGTATCTTCTCCAAGTTGAACAATGTTTCCGTAAATTGTATTTTTAAAGATCACATTAAGTCCTGTTAAAGGATCAACCCCAAGTATATTGGGTTTTAGCTCTTTTTCATTTATTATTTTTTCTATTTCATCTTTTTTGTACAAATTTTCTAATGGAGTTTTTGCATTAATTGAGTAATTATGTCCTTTGAATATCAAATAAGGCCCATATTTACCAATGTTTATTGTGTAATTAATGCTATTTTTATTTTCTATTTTTTGACTTTCAATAACGGTTCTAAATTCAGAGGAATCAATTTTAGGCTCTAGTTGCATTACTGTATCTTTTAGTCCTTTTTTGCCATTATAAAATTTACTTAGATATTTTATTTTATCTAGTTTTCCTATTGCTATTTTGTCTAATTT
The window above is part of the Borreliella burgdorferi B31 genome. Proteins encoded here:
- a CDS encoding ATP-dependent RNA helicase; its protein translation is MNDFKLPIYKYKDELIKVLKNHNVLIVESPTGSGKTTQLPRIIYEAGFAKLGKIGVTQPRRIATVSIAEYIAKHIGVNVGEEVGYKIRFEEITSPKTKIKLMTDGVLLQELKKDTLLYEYDVIIIDEAHERSLNIDFILGLIKDISRKRDDFKIIVSSATINTKIFSKYFNNAPVVSIETITYPVQIIYNPPLLNTSKGMILKIKEIVLNVIKEKKAGDILIFLSGEKEIKETIKELQELNSKKNLIIFPLYGRMPKEAQEQIFMTTPKNKRKIIVSTNIAETSITIENIKIVIDSGKVKTNKFQTKTHTYSLQEVPISKSSATQRAGRAGRLSKGTCYRLYKREDYQLREDYQKEEIYRTDLSEVVLRMADIGIRDFTHFDFISKPSTHSIQTASKILKSLDAINNKNELTEIGKYMILFPLIPAHSRALVEAMINYPQAIYQTTIGLSFLSTSGIFLLPQNEEMEARQAHLKYKNPMGDLIGFVNIFEDFKKALNKEAFTKENYLDLQGLEEIANVQMQLENIISKLNIPIIQKGVFDNEGYLKSIMRGMRDYICFKTSKKKYKTIKAQNVIIHPGSLISTDSVKYFVAGEIIETTKMYARSIGVLKKEWIDDIILNEEFKHNDISSKENQITNTGQTKIINEIKIGKKIFKAEYKNNIYVIKINLETLKEIIFKNELNNQNNEDLKKIKIQLMHKNITVFNNKKFLETIEIVKNMGKDWHCIKKYETKNVNIDEPEKMKNLLECTMQFISFPPKKNALFLSLETDYSGNFRLKPKQNFIMAIEESIESIKSLIENKEYIQKLHFIKKLINKVYKKLNYFF